The stretch of DNA ACGAGCTCGGAGATGGCGAAGTAGCTGACGATGATGATGCAGATGCCGGCGAGGATCAGCGTCGAGTTGAACATGCGGGCGGCGAAGGTGGTGCGGTCGCCGAGCTGGGAGAAATTGTTGGTGTACCAGTTCGGGTCGTCGGTCGTGAGCCCTGCGACGCTGACGCCGGCCACGACGAAAAGCGGCAGCAGGCCGGCCAGTGTTTTGGCGTCCATCAGCTCGGCCTGCACGAAGGTGACATAACCGGCGACGCCTGAAAAACCGGCGCAGATCGCGACGATGTATTCGAGGAACATCGTGCCCATCAGGGTGCCGGCCATGCTTAAGAGGGCGAACGAGGCGAGAAACAGCGTGGAGGCGTAGACCGTCGCCAGTGCCAGGATCTCGACCAGGCGGCGCAGGATTTCTATCAGGCGGTTGTGGGTGTTGAGCGAGCTGGAACGCCGGGCATAGCCGAAGATGAAGGAGATCGTGCCGCACGCGGCGATGATGATGGAGGCGATGACGAACTGGCGGCGGCTGATCATCCATGCAGCCGGTAGCAGCGAGACGCATAGTTCCATGACGCCCGCTCCCGCGATGGCGCAGATGATGAAGGAGACGAGCCCCGAGGTCTCCGTTCGCTGATGCAGTCCCATTGAAATTACCTTCTGTGTTCGAGATTCGCCTGATCCAGACGCTCTTGCCTATCTTAGCGAGTCGCATGGCCGGGGTTGCGCTATACTTATTTGTTGTGCTTGTTTTTGTGGGCACATCGGGATGTAGCGCAGTTTGGTAGCGCGCCTGCTTTGGGAGCAGGATGTCGCAGGTTCAAATCCTGTCATCCCGACTTTTGGCTTTGAAAAACTGGTGTACTAAATTGTCGGATATTGTTTGGTTCCAAAAACACGATAGTTTTCTGATTATATATATCAACGTGTGATGAGGAGTTGGCGTGAAGGACAATATTGTTATTCTTGACAGAACGGTTCTCGGATTTCTGTGTATGATTATTTAGTGCTGGTCTAACATATGTGGCAGTTGGAAAGAGGCGATTTCTCCGACTTCGGATGGATATTCAACTTGCGTTATAACTAAGACAGATACAAACAGACTGATTAGACTACTTGGATTAAGGGATACCGATCTGATTATTTAGAAGCTTTGTTATGAGGTTACTTAAAGGTATAAAATTTTCTGAAATAGAATAAAAAAGTGGGTAGGGACAATTGTCGGGCTACCATCCGATTAAGTAGGGCGGACGGTCCGGCAATTCGTTAAAAGAGGAGTAGCAATACTTCGTCATGCGTTAGTATTCGCTGAAAATTGTTTGTCCAACTTTAATGAAGTAGAAAGCCGATAAAGTAATCTGATATTGTCCAGTATATTTATTCTGTGACGGTGCTTCTGAGTCCGAGTTCTATTTAGACGTTTTAACGCCTATAAAATGATTGAACTTGACAAGGTGGGTTATAGGCCATTTCGTGGTGTTTTAGGGTTGGCTTTCTAGTCGGTGGCGTCGGGGTATCGGGTGGCGGTGTGGAACTCGTTCCAGTCGATGCCGGTGCCTATGACGGGTTCGTCGCCCGTCCTCGCCTGTTCCTTGGCCGTCTCCTTCCTGGCCCTTTCGGCCTTGCGCCTCCTGTTTTCGAGGTAGGTGTCGAGCAGGGCGCCGGTGTCGGGGTGTGGGCTTCTCGTGTAGCATTTCCATTCGCAGGCGCGCATCATGTGCCCGCAGGGCATGCCGCGGTGGTCGTCGAGCATCCGCTTGATCGGGCTGTTGATCCCGCCCTCGAGCCCGTTGGTGTCGCGGGGCACCCCGCCCCCGGCGGCCAGGGCGGGGTCGGTGTAGGCGAACAGGCTCCCGTCGCGGAACAGGCGTTCGAGCCTCTTGTAGCAGCGGCGGAGCCGCTCGTGGGTCCACCACCACTTCCTTCCCGCCGCGCGGGCCGGGTCGTCCTTCGCCGTGGTGCGTTCATTGACCATGGCCTTCCACCGCTCGTACCACGCGTTGAGCCCCTCGCCCCAACGGGCCGCGCCTTCGGCGTCGCTGACCTTGAACAGCCTCGACGAGAGCTTCTGCAGCTCCCTGGCGGCCTGCGTCTTGGGCCTGTGCGTGAGGTCTCGGTTCGTGTCGAGGTGCACGTGCACCAGGCAGCGCTGCAACCGGGTGGCGGGCCACTCCGCATTCGCGGCGGCGGTCATGCCGCGCATCCCGTCGCTGACCAGAACGTCGGGCGCGGGCACCCCATGGAACAGGTCCCGGTACTCGGCGATGGACTCGTGGGCGCACCAGCGGATCCGCACGACCAGACCGGTCTCCCCGTCCATGAGCACCAGCAGGCAGCGGCCGTTGACATACGTGCCGTCCGTCTCCAAAACATGGGATCCCCGCGTGGTCATGGGGATGACGGGGTCGACCTCCCAGCACCATCGCCGGTCGCGCCGGAACGAGCGCCCCTCCTCGGCAAGGGTATGGCCGCCCAGCAGCCGGGCGACGAACGAGTCCAGCTGGCGGAGCATCGCCTGCCTGTGGTTGGGGGCCGTCGTGCCCGCGTTGCATTCGGGGCATTTCCACCGCTGCGTGCCGGCCGCGGTGCGCCCGTTCCTCTTCATCCGCCCGCCGCAACGCGGGCACCGTTTCGCCTGCCTCGACCTCGCCCTCATACAGACAAGAATCACCCGTGAAGCCCACCGCTTTTATCCCGGGAAAAAAGAACAGAACGAAACGCTTACTCCCACAAGGCCAAACCCCGATCTTAAGCACCACATTCTGGCCTAAACCCGACAAGCTTCATTAATCCGGAAAGAAACTACTTGCTAAATAGTACTCTGGTTTAGAGGAAGCATAGTAAAAAGTTATATAATTGAAATATATTATAGAAGAGTGCTTAAGGAGAGCGTCAATGAAGACTATGCCTATTGATGTCGAAGCTGTGGCCACGAAAGAGGCAGAGAATTTAGGAGAAAGTGCTGTACAACAGCTTTGGAAGTTCGGGAAGGAGAGATGGGATGAATGGAAGATTGGCAATAAAAAGTACTTCAATGACTATATTAAAAGAATAGCAAATCGTTACGGTAAAATGAAAACCTTGTTATATCAATCTCCAGAACCGTTAGAATCTTTCTTTGAATGTCCCGATCTTTATTATCGTAATTCTCAACATGAGAGCATCAACTCGGCTTCATTTGATTCTGTCATTAAGATATCAAAGCATATCCTTATTGAAGGTACTGCTGGGATTGGCAAAAGTACGATGATGAAACATCTGTTGCTGAGTGCAATAGAGGAAAAAGAATATGTCCCGGTGTTTATTGAATTAAGAGACAATATTTCAAATCCGACTACTCTAAAAGAACAAATCCGGCTTTCTTTTGATCATTTTGGTTGCACCTTAACGCAACAAAACTTGAAATATGCATTGTCAAAAAGCTGTTTGGCAATACTTCTTGATGGCTTTGATGAGTTGCCGGAGTCACTTGCACGTGAATTTGTGCGTCAACTTCGTGATTTGGCTGATGAATATCCCGATACGCCTTTGATATTATCAAGTCGGAAAATCAGTGATTTTCAAGAGTTTGAGGAATTTGAAGTGATTGATTTAAGTCCACTTAACAAAGTCCAAGCAGTCAGTCTTATTAATAAACTCGATTACGATTCTGGTGTAAAGAAAAGGTTTGCAAAGGCTCTCGACGCTAGTCTTTATCACAAGCATGAATCTTTTGCATCTAATCCTTTGCTGCTTACGATAATGTTGCTGACCTATGAGAGTTATGCTGAAATTCCTGATAAGATTCACATTTTTTATAATCGTGCTTTTGAAACGCTCTTTCAAAAGCACGATGCTACTAAAAGTGGCTATAAACGACAGATGCGTACCAAACTATCGATGGATGAATTTAAGAATGCATTCGCAAAATTCTGTTATAAGACTTATTTGGAAGGCGAATTCACTTTTACGTATGACGAAATGAGCGCA from Bifidobacterium sp. ESL0800 encodes:
- a CDS encoding ABC transporter permease, producing MGLHQRTETSGLVSFIICAIAGAGVMELCVSLLPAAWMISRRQFVIASIIIAACGTISFIFGYARRSSSLNTHNRLIEILRRLVEILALATVYASTLFLASFALLSMAGTLMGTMFLEYIVAICAGFSGVAGYVTFVQAELMDAKTLAGLLPLFVVAGVSVAGLTTDDPNWYTNNFSQLGDRTTFAARMFNSTLILAGICIIIVSYFAISELVTSYRQRREWHQEQGPLRSSRIKHYKARLICLSAMLAFSGLAFIGIGTFRYTPHPILHNVFARGIVCVMGLLLLALPWLAPQLSVAIYAAGYLAIAVCGVVLVQWLNGANTMTNVEALAGLVFLGWFIMFSRQIAAIEADRIAEQVLRIDQEETAADSTTATAAANIAATIPSSVDKNHRMHSRIAATQ
- a CDS encoding IS1249 family transposase, whose product is MRARSRQAKRCPRCGGRMKRNGRTAAGTQRWKCPECNAGTTAPNHRQAMLRQLDSFVARLLGGHTLAEEGRSFRRDRRWCWEVDPVIPMTTRGSHVLETDGTYVNGRCLLVLMDGETGLVVRIRWCAHESIAEYRDLFHGVPAPDVLVSDGMRGMTAAANAEWPATRLQRCLVHVHLDTNRDLTHRPKTQAARELQKLSSRLFKVSDAEGAARWGEGLNAWYERWKAMVNERTTAKDDPARAAGRKWWWTHERLRRCYKRLERLFRDGSLFAYTDPALAAGGGVPRDTNGLEGGINSPIKRMLDDHRGMPCGHMMRACEWKCYTRSPHPDTGALLDTYLENRRRKAERARKETAKEQARTGDEPVIGTGIDWNEFHTATRYPDATD
- a CDS encoding NACHT domain-containing protein; translated protein: MKTMPIDVEAVATKEAENLGESAVQQLWKFGKERWDEWKIGNKKYFNDYIKRIANRYGKMKTLLYQSPEPLESFFECPDLYYRNSQHESINSASFDSVIKISKHILIEGTAGIGKSTMMKHLLLSAIEEKEYVPVFIELRDNISNPTTLKEQIRLSFDHFGCTLTQQNLKYALSKSCLAILLDGFDELPESLAREFVRQLRDLADEYPDTPLILSSRKISDFQEFEEFEVIDLSPLNKVQAVSLINKLDYDSGVKKRFAKALDASLYHKHESFASNPLLLTIMLLTYESYAEIPDKIHIFYNRAFETLFQKHDATKSGYKRQMRTKLSMDEFKNAFAKFCYKTYLEGEFTFTYDEMSAKLKEIGKEYGFKPSSFIEDLIKAVCLICEDGGQYTFTHRSFQEYFTSYFLLQLTDSDLQKAGQFLISEYSRRSADSVLPMVREMNPARFETDVLTPILESVEKSSKQYKDLYCCYIDQVLDGKVFRVIFPNEHIRVYRLQVGLKSLLSENAKSSFLFDYCFSYRWNEHETRSKKDIELQRNALEQFALYLKRLYPIQKSIRFKTTARFTAKLLLRNGKLRSLFEETYLGSRLLAFSHSLQKIKHKNEAKDRKKASQLEYLLSL